Proteins from a single region of Rhizobium leguminosarum bv. trifolii WSM1325:
- a CDS encoding plasmid stabilization system (PFAM: plasmid stabilization system~KEGG: rec:RHECIAT_PC0000504 putative plasmid stabilization protein), whose product MEIKWTSKAVSDVSRLYDFLTPVDRQAAVRTVRALTAAPARLLEQPRLGERLEEFDPREVRRILVGRYELRYEIQQSMIYVLRLWHTREDR is encoded by the coding sequence ATGGAGATCAAGTGGACGAGCAAAGCGGTCTCGGACGTCTCCCGCTTGTACGACTTTCTCACTCCGGTCGACCGGCAAGCGGCGGTCCGAACCGTGCGGGCACTGACGGCAGCGCCTGCACGGCTGCTTGAGCAGCCGCGCCTCGGCGAGCGGCTCGAGGAGTTCGATCCTCGAGAGGTCCGCCGTATTCTCGTCGGCCGTTACGAGCTGCGCTATGAAATCCAGCAGTCGATGATCTATGTCTTGCGCCTTTGGCATACGCGTGAGGACAGGTAG
- a CDS encoding putative transcriptional regulator protein, LacI family (KEGG: rec:RHECIAT_PC0000503 putative transcriptional regulator protein, LacI family) — protein sequence MRWQFDQKVEGAERDFVGSDNPLTTTILTGHLLQLGHRRIGFISGPSGLHTADERLNGFMNTMAGAGVDIDPSLVVEGGYTRTGGHAQAMRLLTRRDRPTAIIGANNMTGLAALQVMQEMGFRCPDDVSLAMVDDVPWSNVITPRITMVVQDAQKLGELAAQRLLARIASPEGAAAPPQDFILTPRFVRGESTRRL from the coding sequence TTGCGGTGGCAATTCGACCAGAAGGTGGAAGGCGCCGAGCGTGATTTTGTCGGTTCCGACAACCCGCTGACCACCACCATCCTGACGGGACATCTGCTGCAGCTCGGCCACAGACGGATCGGCTTCATCTCCGGGCCGAGCGGCCTGCACACTGCCGACGAGCGTCTGAATGGTTTCATGAACACGATGGCCGGCGCCGGTGTGGACATCGATCCTTCGCTGGTCGTCGAAGGCGGCTACACCAGAACCGGCGGCCATGCGCAGGCGATGCGCCTCTTGACCCGCCGCGACCGACCGACCGCCATCATCGGCGCCAACAACATGACGGGCCTCGCAGCGCTGCAGGTGATGCAGGAGATGGGTTTCCGCTGCCCTGACGACGTGTCGCTGGCGATGGTCGACGACGTGCCCTGGAGCAATGTCATCACGCCTCGCATCACCATGGTGGTGCAGGATGCGCAGAAGCTCGGCGAGCTGGCGGCACAGCGTCTGCTGGCAAGAATAGCAAGCCCGGAGGGCGCCGCAGCACCGCCGCAAGACTTCATCCTGACGCCGAGATTCGTCCGCGGGGAGTCGACCAGGCGGTTGTGA
- a CDS encoding periplasmic binding protein/LacI transcriptional regulator (PFAM: periplasmic binding protein/LacI transcriptional regulator~KEGG: ret:RHE_PF00300 rhizopine ABC transporter, substrate-binding protein), protein MKTATLASIALAISISAAHAQTIGVSMSGLDKFRTALLNGVVSHGQTISGLKLVTENANGDKELQKQQVQKLIADKVDAIILAVSDGDLGPQMTKMAADAGIPLVYINNVPSNLLDLPDNQVVVASNEKESGTLETKQVCALLKGKGRVVVLMGEPFHAAARARTQDISDVIATPDCRGLQIVERQAAYWSSDYADQQMQEWLSAGVKFDAVIANNDEMALGAIRAMKKAGIPMKNVVVAGVDATDDALAAMVAGDLDVTILQSAVGQGAAAVDAAVKLIRKEKVPRENNVPFELVTPENIATYLPKSQ, encoded by the coding sequence ATGAAAACGGCCACGCTTGCATCCATCGCCTTGGCGATATCGATCTCTGCTGCCCATGCCCAGACGATCGGGGTTTCGATGTCCGGTCTCGACAAATTCAGGACGGCGCTTCTAAACGGCGTTGTCTCGCATGGGCAGACGATATCCGGCCTCAAACTCGTCACCGAGAATGCCAATGGCGACAAGGAGCTCCAGAAGCAGCAGGTGCAGAAGCTCATTGCCGACAAGGTCGACGCGATCATCCTTGCCGTCTCCGATGGCGACCTCGGGCCGCAAATGACCAAGATGGCGGCAGATGCCGGCATTCCGCTGGTGTACATCAACAACGTTCCTTCCAACCTGCTGGACCTGCCTGACAATCAGGTGGTGGTCGCCTCCAACGAGAAGGAATCCGGAACGCTGGAGACCAAGCAGGTCTGCGCGCTCCTTAAAGGCAAAGGCCGCGTCGTCGTGCTGATGGGCGAACCATTCCACGCCGCCGCGCGTGCCCGCACCCAGGATATATCAGACGTCATTGCCACCCCGGATTGCAGGGGCCTTCAGATCGTCGAGCGGCAGGCGGCCTATTGGTCGAGCGATTATGCCGACCAGCAGATGCAGGAATGGCTGTCGGCCGGCGTCAAGTTCGACGCGGTCATCGCCAACAATGACGAGATGGCGCTCGGCGCGATCCGGGCCATGAAGAAGGCCGGCATACCGATGAAAAATGTCGTCGTCGCCGGCGTCGACGCGACCGACGACGCGCTCGCAGCGATGGTCGCCGGCGATCTCGACGTGACCATTCTCCAGAGCGCCGTCGGGCAGGGCGCTGCCGCTGTCGACGCTGCCGTCAAGCTGATCCGCAAAGAGAAGGTGCCGCGCGAAAACAACGTTCCCTTCGAACTCGTCACACCTGAGAACATTGCCACCTATCTGCCGAAGAGCCAGTGA